The Pan troglodytes isolate AG18354 chromosome 1, NHGRI_mPanTro3-v2.0_pri, whole genome shotgun sequence genome includes a region encoding these proteins:
- the PCP4L1 gene encoding Purkinje cell protein 4-like protein 1: MSELNTKTSPATNQAAGQEEKGKAGNVKKAEEEEEIDIDLTAPETEKAALAIQGKFRRFQKRKKDPSS; the protein is encoded by the exons CTTAATACCAAAACATCCCCAGCAACCAACCAGGCAGCTGGCCAAGAGGAAAAAG GAAAAGCTGGCAATGTCAAGaaggcggaggaggaggaggagattgaCATTGATCTGACAGCACCAGAAACAGAGAAGGCTGCCCTTGCTATTCAGGGCAAGTTCCGGcgatttcagaaaaggaaaaaggatccCAGCTCCTGA